The following proteins come from a genomic window of Methanomassiliicoccales archaeon:
- a CDS encoding DapH/DapD/GlmU-related protein gives MGDWSITPTVVRKGASIGAGAIIVCGVTIGEGSTIGAGAVVTKDVAPGTTVVGNPARPTKKS, from the coding sequence GTGGGCGACTGGAGCATCACGCCCACGGTGGTCAGGAAGGGCGCTTCCATCGGGGCCGGGGCGATTATAGTCTGCGGCGTGACCATCGGAGAAGGGTCTACGATTGGAGCTGGCGCAGTGGTGACCAAGGACGTCGCACCCGGAACGACCGTCGTAGGCAACCCGGCCAGGCCGACCAAGAAAAGCTGA